AGCGCCATGAGTCCCCCACGATCCTCGTCCGTGAGTGGGCGGCGATATGCCTGCGTGCCCAGCCGGTTGACGATCGACAGCGCGCACGGCCGCTCCGCCGCGGCGGTCGTGGGGTGACAGCTGAACAGCCGGCGCCGAATGTGCGAATCGCTCACCCCGCTCGGCGCATAGGGCCCCGTGATGGTGAGCTCACGCAAGTGCGGCAGCAGCGTAAAGCCGTACGCCACGGCGTTGGAGGTGCTGTTGAGCGAGTACTTGAGTGGCGAAATGAGATCCTGCACGACGCCCTGAAAGCGCGGCGGCACGAACGCGGCCGACACCTTGTGCGGCCCGGCGGTGACGCGCACCGGTGGGGCACCCTGCGCCACGCCGTTCGGATCGGAGGCGTGCATGAACCGGTCGATCTCTACCAACGCCACGCGCTCGCCGTCGATCGCGATTTCGAGCGCCTCCCCGCGGGCGAGACCGCCCGCGAACGCGCCCGTGGTCTCGTGGAAGAAGTTGACACCGAAACGATACTCCCCATCGGCCGGGAAGAGGTGGGTCACCACCATGCCGCCGCGGGTCCCGAACGGTGCCCCTTCCACGTGCGCCGTCTGCGACGCCAGCTTCGGCATGGTATAGGTCGTGGCGCCGGCGCTGGCGCGCGGATTACCCACGGCGAGCCAGCTGATGTCGCCGGCCGCGCGCAGATAGGCACCGAGCAGCGTGGGCGAAAGCGCCTGCACATCGGCAATGTTGTCGAAGTTGTCGCTCTTTGTATCGGGGGGCAGATACTGTGCCGCATCGATTTCCACCCCCAGCAGCTGCTTCACCGCCGCCTGATACTCGGCCCGATTGAGTCGCTGAAAAGTGCGGCGGCCGGGATCGGGATCGATGGTCGCCACCGAATCGAGGCGCGTTTCGAGCTCCATCACGAGCGCGTCGAGCGTATCGCCCACCGGACGCGCCGACCCCACCGGCGGCATCATGCCGGTGCGCAACTTGGCCACCATGCGCTCGGCGATATCGGCCTGGGCGAACGGCGACGCGACGTCGAAGCGCGACAGGGTGAGGTTGCCGCGCTTCATGGTGTCGTTGTGGCACTTGCCGCAGTACTGCTTCACGACCCCGTTGAGCGCCGCCGGCGCGAGCCGGGCGGGCGCGCGCGTCGTGCCGGCCCGGCGGAGTACGGGATGAATGGCCGCCGGATTGCGGGGCGCTGCGCCAGCAGCTTCGGGGCGAGGGTTGGGACGCGCGATGCCGGGGGGAGGGGACAGCAGGGCAACGGAAAGCGTCACAGCCAGCGCGGACAGCATCTTCATGCCGCACCTCAGTACGTGATGTCGCGAAAATCGACTTTGCAGCGCCTACCTGTAGAGGGAAGGTGCGGGGTGGAGGGACAGGGCGCAAGAAACCCGCAATCGGACGCAGCGGTATGGGGCAAAGACCGCCCCTCCATTGACGGACCGGCCACCGATCCGGAAGTTCCTGTCCCATGACCGCCTCCCCCCACACCTTGCTGCCGATCGTGCTTGCGAGCGCGGTGCTCTCCCTAGCCGGGGCGACGCTCGACGCTCAGCCCCCAGTGGGTTCGCCGCCGCCCGCCAAAGCCGCGCCAGTGGTGCCCGCCGCGGTACCCGACAGCACGCGGCAGGCCATTGAATCCTTCGCCAAGCTGCAGCTCGCGCTGAACGGGCTGCGCGACCGGGAGCAGGCCGAATTGGCGGAGCCGCGCAACAAGAAGGTGGAAACACAGGCCGAGCTTCGCACCAAACACCGGGCGCTCCGCGCGGATACGCTCAAGGCGCACGGGTTCACGCCGGCGCAAGTCAGCGCCATGACGTTGCGGTTGAGTGGCGACGACGCTCTGCGCGCCCTCTTTGAGTCCACGATGGAGCGGCTGGCCAAGTAGCCGCTCCATCACGTGGGATACGTGGGGGCGTTACTTGTCGCTGTCGAGGATGGCCGCCGCGCGTGCAGCCACGTCCGCCCAGTGTGCCTGAAGCGTGGGTGAGGTGGCGGCGCTGGCAAAGCGGCGCGCATCACTCTGGACGGAGCGCAGCTGTGCCCGGGCGAGCGCCGGCAGGTCGCTCTGCGGCACGCTGGGAGCGGAGACGAACGGGGTGTAGCGAGCCGCTTGCCCCCCGCCGAATCCACCACCGCCCGGTCCCGAAGCTGGAGCCGC
This genomic interval from Gemmatimonas sp. contains the following:
- a CDS encoding DUF1592 domain-containing protein; this translates as MKMLSALAVTLSVALLSPPPGIARPNPRPEAAGAAPRNPAAIHPVLRRAGTTRAPARLAPAALNGVVKQYCGKCHNDTMKRGNLTLSRFDVASPFAQADIAERMVAKLRTGMMPPVGSARPVGDTLDALVMELETRLDSVATIDPDPGRRTFQRLNRAEYQAAVKQLLGVEIDAAQYLPPDTKSDNFDNIADVQALSPTLLGAYLRAAGDISWLAVGNPRASAGATTYTMPKLASQTAHVEGAPFGTRGGMVVTHLFPADGEYRFGVNFFHETTGAFAGGLARGEALEIAIDGERVALVEIDRFMHASDPNGVAQGAPPVRVTAGPHKVSAAFVPPRFQGVVQDLISPLKYSLNSTSNAVAYGFTLLPHLRELTITGPYAPSGVSDSHIRRRLFSCHPTTAAAERPCALSIVNRLGTQAYRRPLTDEDRGGLMALYDAERTRGGNFEQGVRLALEGMLASPDFVFRFERAPSTAPKSGRYALRDIDLASRLSFFLWSAPPDDALLTVAARGALSQPGGLEREVKRMLADPRAHALSTRFAAQWLRLPDLDVVTPDIRQYPDFDEQLRTAMRRETELFFDDLVRRDRPVLDLYRADYTFVNERLAQHYGMKQVVGPAFRRVSYPDATRRGLLSHASILTLTSHATRTSAVDRGKWVMEVLLNSPPPPPPPGVPDLEATPGTDGGRPLTVRERMEQHRKNPSCSSCHKMMDPIGLALEQYDATGKVRLRDNGMPIDSRGDLWDGSTASNAVQLQTALLRREEALMRTFTRNLMAYAVGRRMEATDMPSVRRIVRDAGRQQHRMSAYIMGVVKSPAFRMQKIESSPTVESGASGAASLHR